In Pseudomonadota bacterium, a single genomic region encodes these proteins:
- the lptC gene encoding LPS export ABC transporter periplasmic protein LptC, with amino-acid sequence MKDRNIVVYVALGFVISSLVLAFYFFFKKPLKISTPFLDQERKVIVFKDVKYSGEKRGIVDWEIKSKITRKFIDKPIVEMEDIDGMYKPKPDVTVFFKGTSGSMDTEAEKGTVENVDIIYKGNYTLKSRFMDFDFKKGVTSTTAPVDIKGAKLTLRGVGLTANTNEETVRIEKDVTGYIETEKGKYRFESDSFIYFLKDSAYILDGRVVMKGEEMNLLCDKLIIFSKGDEVEKIDAKGKVRLISKGTIAKSEKAVYHFKEDRIVLTDRPKILKDNVEMEGESIVYSLSSGKFFINKPKMRIEK; translated from the coding sequence ATGAAAGACCGAAATATTGTAGTGTATGTTGCATTAGGATTTGTCATTTCAAGCCTTGTTCTGGCTTTCTATTTCTTCTTTAAAAAACCTCTCAAAATAAGCACTCCCTTTTTAGACCAGGAGCGCAAGGTCATTGTTTTCAAAGATGTGAAGTATTCAGGTGAAAAAAGAGGTATTGTTGACTGGGAAATAAAATCGAAGATTACGAGAAAATTTATCGATAAACCCATTGTGGAAATGGAAGACATCGATGGCATGTATAAGCCAAAACCGGATGTCACTGTCTTTTTTAAAGGCACGAGCGGTTCTATGGACACTGAAGCGGAAAAAGGCACCGTTGAAAATGTTGATATCATATATAAGGGTAACTATACGCTGAAGAGCAGGTTCATGGACTTTGATTTCAAGAAAGGTGTTACCTCAACAACGGCCCCTGTGGACATAAAAGGCGCTAAGCTTACCCTCAGGGGTGTTGGTTTGACGGCCAACACGAATGAGGAGACCGTGAGAATCGAAAAGGACGTGACAGGCTACATTGAAACGGAAAAGGGGAAATACCGGTTTGAATCTGACAGTTTCATATACTTCTTGAAAGATAGTGCATACATTCTTGACGGCAGGGTTGTCATGAAAGGTGAAGAGATGAACCTCCTCTGTGATAAATTGATTATCTTTTCGAAGGGAGATGAGGTTGAGAAAATCGACGCAAAAGGAAAGGTGAGATTAATTTCAAAAGGGACTATTGCGAAAAGCGAAAAGGCAGTATATCATTTTAAAGAGGACAGGATAGTGCTTACCGACAGACCGAAGATACTTAAAGATAATGTTGAGATGGAAGGTGAATCGATTGTATACAGCCTTTCCAGTGGAAAGTTCTTTATAAATAAACCAAAGATGAGGATTGAAAAATAA
- the lptB gene encoding LPS export ABC transporter ATP-binding protein: MSGTLTLFAEHLSKSYNARRVVNDISIHMKTGEIVGLFGPNGAGKTTTFFMIIGFIKPNSGKILLNTEDITTLPMFMRARKGITYLPQEPSIFKKMTVEDNLKSILEFNNVEKELMEHKTLELLESFKLEHLSKNNADSLSGGERRRLEIARALMISPKFMLLDEPFSGIDPISVSDLKKIINGLKRRGIGILLSDHNVRDSLPICDRAYVVNNGQVLLEGTPDEVAKDKMVREVYLGEEFYIDVGT; the protein is encoded by the coding sequence ATGTCCGGTACGCTAACGCTTTTTGCAGAGCATTTGTCAAAATCCTATAATGCAAGGAGGGTCGTTAACGATATTTCCATACACATGAAAACAGGAGAAATCGTAGGGCTTTTTGGCCCTAACGGTGCAGGCAAGACAACCACCTTTTTTATGATAATAGGATTTATCAAACCCAACTCCGGGAAGATTCTCCTTAATACAGAAGATATTACCACACTGCCCATGTTCATGAGGGCAAGAAAGGGGATTACCTATCTGCCACAGGAACCGTCAATATTTAAAAAAATGACAGTTGAAGATAACCTCAAGTCTATCCTTGAATTCAATAATGTGGAGAAGGAATTGATGGAGCACAAAACCTTGGAATTGCTTGAATCCTTCAAACTGGAACACCTGTCAAAGAATAACGCTGATTCACTCTCAGGCGGGGAGAGAAGAAGGCTGGAAATAGCGAGGGCCCTTATGATTTCCCCTAAATTCATGCTTCTTGATGAGCCCTTTTCGGGTATTGACCCCATATCTGTGTCAGATCTGAAAAAGATAATAAACGGGTTAAAAAGGAGAGGTATCGGCATTCTCCTTTCGGACCACAATGTAAGAGACTCCTTGCCGATTTGCGACAGGGCATATGTGGTAAACAACGGCCAGGTACTTCTTGAGGGAACTCCTGATGAAGTAGCAAAGGATAAAATGGTTCGAGAGGTGTACCTGGGAGAGGAATTTTACATTGATGTTGGAACTTAA
- the rpoN gene encoding RNA polymerase factor sigma-54, producing the protein MLELKQTQKLLPVLTQQLQQAIKLLQLSQLELTEAIEQELNENPILEVTEKEEKEEPEEPVQEEVDMTEFLNRYTSSEEFMGREDREYPDYENVVKKPSNLRDYVRWQVGLSAFDPNERIVAEWIIENIDDNGYLACPIPEIAKSSEFPVELLENVLTKIQKLDPPGIGARDLKECIYLQYEAKGEKDPIFEEIVSAYFDLLQNVNLKEVSKKSGYPVEKIKEVLDKIKSFDPKPGRNYSEDFISYVVPDVYVVKGEDGFEVYLNDEDIPEFRMNRYYMELYTGKNVDKETKGYIKSKIKQAEWFIKSIQQRQKTLYLVAKSIVKFQEEFFERGVRFVKPLILRDVARDIGVHESTVSRITTSKYMGTQHGIFELKFFFPTGISNVKGDQLSTSIVRDFITELVGKEDKNFPLTDDEIVTALKEKYSIKIARRTVAKYRDILNIRSSRERVTPG; encoded by the coding sequence ATGTTGGAACTTAAACAGACCCAGAAGTTATTGCCTGTCTTAACCCAGCAACTCCAGCAGGCAATCAAGCTTTTGCAACTGTCACAATTAGAGCTCACAGAGGCCATAGAGCAGGAACTCAATGAAAACCCCATTCTCGAAGTAACAGAGAAGGAAGAGAAGGAAGAACCAGAAGAACCGGTTCAGGAAGAAGTGGATATGACGGAATTCCTCAACAGATACACCTCTTCTGAGGAATTCATGGGAAGAGAGGACCGGGAGTACCCTGATTACGAAAATGTTGTAAAAAAGCCTTCCAATCTGAGGGATTATGTAAGATGGCAGGTGGGGCTTTCCGCTTTTGATCCAAACGAGCGCATTGTTGCTGAATGGATCATAGAAAATATCGATGATAACGGGTATCTGGCGTGCCCCATACCGGAGATAGCAAAATCATCAGAATTTCCTGTTGAATTGCTTGAAAATGTACTCACAAAAATTCAAAAACTTGATCCACCGGGCATCGGAGCAAGGGATTTAAAAGAGTGTATTTACCTTCAATACGAAGCAAAGGGGGAAAAAGACCCCATCTTCGAAGAGATTGTGAGCGCATATTTCGATCTGCTCCAAAATGTAAACTTAAAAGAGGTTTCAAAAAAGTCGGGATACCCTGTTGAAAAGATCAAGGAGGTTCTGGATAAAATAAAAAGCTTTGATCCAAAACCCGGAAGGAACTATAGTGAAGATTTTATTTCTTATGTGGTCCCTGATGTATATGTTGTGAAAGGGGAGGATGGTTTTGAGGTGTACCTGAATGATGAAGATATTCCTGAGTTTCGGATGAACAGGTATTATATGGAGCTTTACACAGGAAAAAACGTAGATAAAGAAACAAAGGGTTATATTAAAAGTAAGATTAAACAGGCGGAATGGTTCATAAAGAGCATTCAACAGAGGCAGAAGACACTTTACCTTGTTGCAAAGAGCATCGTAAAGTTCCAGGAGGAATTTTTTGAGCGTGGCGTAAGGTTCGTGAAACCACTCATCCTCAGAGATGTTGCCCGGGATATCGGGGTTCACGAATCAACAGTGAGCCGGATTACAACAAGCAAGTACATGGGCACCCAGCATGGCATCTTCGAATTGAAGTTCTTTTTCCCAACAGGCATCAGCAATGTGAAAGGGGACCAGCTTTCAACAAGCATTGTCCGTGATTTCATTACAGAACTCGTCGGAAAGGAAGATAAAAATTTTCCCCTTACAGACGATGAGATTGTCACGGCACTGAAGGAGAAATACAGCATAAAAATTGCGAGGAGAACGGTTGCTAAGTATCGGGATATACTAAATATAAGGTCTTCAAGGGAAAGAGTAACTCCCGGCTAA
- the raiA gene encoding ribosome-associated translation inhibitor RaiA: protein MDITISFRHIDPDDNLKRYAEEKITKLQKYIEVPLDVHVVLSLERKYRQRVDVMFTINGVVINAHEVMDDMYAAIDSILDKLERRLTRYRDKLKKYREVKPKRSTPALEEVDSKIIVTRTIDAKPVDPEEAVMQLEASGDSFMIFRDRESDNVCVVYKRKDGNFSLIETTGKTL from the coding sequence ATGGACATTACAATAAGTTTTAGGCACATCGATCCGGATGACAATTTAAAAAGATATGCAGAGGAAAAGATCACAAAATTGCAGAAGTATATTGAGGTTCCCCTGGATGTACATGTGGTACTATCCTTGGAAAGAAAATACAGACAGAGAGTTGATGTAATGTTCACGATAAATGGTGTGGTCATAAATGCACACGAAGTAATGGACGACATGTATGCCGCTATCGACAGTATCCTTGACAAGCTTGAAAGGAGATTGACCAGATACAGGGATAAACTTAAAAAATACAGGGAAGTAAAACCGAAGCGGAGTACTCCGGCATTGGAAGAAGTGGACTCAAAGATTATTGTTACAAGAACAATAGACGCAAAACCTGTTGATCCTGAAGAGGCTGTCATGCAACTGGAAGCATCCGGAGACAGTTTCATGATATTCCGGGACAGGGAGAGCGATAATGTCTGTGTTGTATATAAAAGGAAAGATGGTAATTTCAGTCTCATTGAAACGACGGGAAAAACACTATGA
- a CDS encoding PTS sugar transporter subunit IIA, which yields MRIEEVLKESCVIDSLKGNTKTDILFELVGVLKKADLIDDVEEVVNIILDREKLGSTGIGDGVAIPHGKMKGIHNFLCVFGRSLEGVNFDAVDRKPVHIFFLLLAPEDSVSLHLKMLSRISKILRDPSFRKRLIDLPDSREIYKDIIEEDKKG from the coding sequence ATGAGAATTGAGGAGGTATTAAAAGAATCATGTGTAATTGACAGTTTGAAGGGCAACACAAAAACGGATATCCTCTTTGAGCTTGTTGGTGTTTTGAAAAAAGCCGACCTTATTGACGATGTGGAGGAGGTTGTCAATATTATCCTCGACCGGGAAAAACTTGGAAGTACCGGCATCGGCGATGGTGTGGCCATTCCGCACGGCAAAATGAAAGGGATACATAACTTTTTATGTGTATTCGGCAGGTCATTGGAAGGTGTCAATTTCGATGCGGTAGACCGGAAACCTGTTCACATCTTCTTTTTGCTCCTTGCCCCCGAAGATTCTGTAAGCTTACATCTCAAAATGTTGTCCAGAATTTCAAAAATCCTGAGAGACCCGTCCTTTAGAAAAAGGCTTATAGACCTTCCTGACAGCCGGGAGATTTACAAAGACATCATCGAAGAGGACAAAAAGGGTTGA
- the rapZ gene encoding RNase adapter RapZ produces MKLLIVSGISGSGKTTFMRALEDTGYFCVDHFPLILLQKFSELSRLADNKIEKCALVIDIREKEFFDLGRNILKRIKDKFGAELIFLESSDDALIKRFSETRRLHPLYSAPNIKDALKEERELVDWIKDISDRVIDTSQLTTHELRRFVLKTYSSWDEQRMKINLMSFGYSYGIPLEADIVLDVRFLPNPFFVEGLRDKTGLSNEVAEYIMSDDVFNKYFLLLLDFLVYLIPLYEKEGKSYLTICFGCTGGKHRSVFIVTKLAEHFSMMGYNANSVHRDIEK; encoded by the coding sequence ATGAAATTACTCATCGTAAGCGGTATTTCCGGTTCAGGAAAAACGACGTTTATGAGGGCGCTTGAAGACACCGGATATTTCTGCGTTGACCACTTTCCCCTGATCCTGCTGCAGAAGTTTTCTGAACTCTCGAGGCTCGCAGACAATAAAATCGAAAAGTGTGCCCTCGTTATCGATATCAGGGAAAAGGAATTTTTCGATTTGGGCAGGAATATTCTTAAAAGGATTAAGGATAAATTTGGTGCAGAGCTCATTTTTCTCGAAAGTTCTGATGATGCACTGATTAAAAGATTCAGCGAGACAAGGAGACTCCATCCCCTTTATAGCGCACCCAACATCAAGGATGCCCTGAAAGAAGAGAGGGAACTTGTTGACTGGATAAAAGACATCTCTGACAGAGTAATCGACACCTCACAGCTTACAACACACGAACTCAGGCGGTTTGTGCTGAAGACTTACAGTAGCTGGGATGAACAGAGGATGAAAATCAACCTCATGTCCTTCGGCTATTCATATGGAATACCTCTTGAGGCAGATATTGTGCTTGATGTGAGATTTCTCCCGAATCCGTTCTTTGTGGAAGGCTTGAGGGATAAAACAGGGCTCTCGAATGAGGTTGCGGAATACATCATGTCGGATGATGTCTTCAACAAATATTTCCTTTTGCTTTTGGATTTTTTGGTATATCTTATTCCCCTATATGAAAAGGAGGGGAAAAGTTACCTCACGATATGCTTTGGCTGCACAGGGGGAAAGCACAGGTCTGTGTTTATTGTGACAAAACTGGCAGAACATTTTTCCATGATGGGATATAATGCAAACTCTGTCCACAGGGACATTGAGAAGTAA
- a CDS encoding PTS sugar transporter subunit IIA: MIGLVVIAHLNLAKEMVAATELIIGKQEQFESIGIFPDEDIDKTRGKIIEALKKADSGDGVMILTDMFGGTPSNISLSFLEEGKVEVVTGVNLPMLIKLNTYREGRQLGELARFITQYGQNNIYLATDVLKPRKKE, from the coding sequence ATGATTGGTTTGGTTGTTATAGCACATTTGAATCTCGCCAAAGAGATGGTTGCTGCTACTGAATTGATAATTGGCAAACAGGAACAATTTGAATCGATCGGTATATTTCCTGATGAGGACATTGACAAAACCAGGGGCAAAATTATAGAGGCCTTGAAAAAAGCCGACTCAGGCGACGGGGTAATGATACTTACTGATATGTTTGGCGGCACACCATCGAATATCAGCCTCTCTTTTCTTGAGGAAGGGAAGGTTGAGGTAGTAACTGGAGTAAACCTCCCAATGTTGATTAAGCTCAATACATACAGGGAGGGCAGGCAGTTGGGTGAGCTTGCCCGTTTTATAACACAGTATGGGCAGAACAACATCTATCTTGCAACGGATGTGCTGAAACCGCGAAAGAAGGAATAG
- a CDS encoding HPr family phosphocarrier protein: MLEGIFTIKNRLGLHARPAATFVKKANEFKADIWVEKDGTEVNGKSIMGLLMLACPLGSKVMLKVDGADEEMAFQELGQLIDDGFQEI, encoded by the coding sequence ATGCTGGAAGGTATATTTACTATAAAGAACAGGTTGGGTCTCCATGCGAGGCCGGCTGCAACCTTTGTGAAGAAGGCAAACGAATTCAAGGCCGACATATGGGTGGAGAAAGATGGAACAGAGGTAAACGGAAAAAGCATCATGGGTCTTTTGATGCTTGCATGCCCGCTGGGAAGTAAAGTAATGCTGAAAGTTGACGGAGCTGATGAAGAAATGGCATTTCAGGAACTTGGCCAACTCATCGATGATGGTTTTCAGGAGATATGA
- the ptsP gene encoding phosphoenolpyruvate--protein phosphotransferase, whose product MREETFVNKMLKGIGVSSGITYGRVRLLERGKIPINKRPIKEEQGDKEILKFRHAIRHAVEELNGIKQTMPDDEMRKHSFIIDAHMLILQDEFFTNAVINTIKEDKINAEWALDIVVSKFLTSFEKVEDSYLRERGQDIKYIYDRLVRILVKGKSSDINDFNIKGKAIIAAHDLSPADTIQLNLNKISGFITDVGGRTSHTSIVARALEIPAVVGVGNITSLVKNNDTIIIDGDEGVAIINPTKEVKKDYIAKQIHLKVQRREFLRIAKLKSETRDGFKMKVGANIELLAEMDIIERYGAQGVGLYRTEYIYLSRKELPTETDHYHIYKKLAENKAMEYITIRTLDIGGDKFVSNIEMPTEINPAMGLRAIRLCIKEVGLFKAQLKGILRASAYGPLRILIPMISGIDEVRRAKAILAECMNELARKKIEFNKDIKFGIMIEVPSTCMISDKLASEVDFFSIGTNDLIQYALAIDRVNEYVSYLYEPMHPAVLKMIKQTVENAHAHNIEVALCGEMAGEALYIPVLMALELDEISMNAYSIPKVKKIIRGLDHSYCKELLDEILKRDSGREGNLLLRKEMARLFPNDFVQCYEE is encoded by the coding sequence ATGAGAGAAGAAACTTTTGTTAATAAAATGCTAAAAGGCATAGGCGTCTCATCAGGTATAACCTATGGGAGAGTTCGCCTGCTCGAGAGGGGGAAAATCCCTATAAACAAACGCCCCATCAAAGAAGAGCAGGGGGATAAAGAGATTCTCAAATTCCGCCATGCAATAAGGCATGCCGTTGAAGAGTTGAATGGCATAAAACAGACTATGCCTGACGACGAAATGCGAAAGCACTCTTTCATAATTGATGCCCATATGCTTATCCTTCAGGACGAATTTTTCACGAATGCTGTTATTAATACCATAAAAGAGGACAAGATAAATGCTGAGTGGGCACTTGATATCGTGGTATCGAAATTCCTGACAAGCTTTGAAAAGGTGGAGGATTCATACTTACGGGAGCGCGGCCAGGACATAAAATATATCTATGACAGGCTTGTGAGAATCCTGGTAAAAGGGAAGTCATCAGATATTAATGATTTTAATATAAAAGGGAAGGCGATCATAGCGGCACATGACCTTTCGCCCGCCGATACGATTCAGTTGAATCTCAATAAAATATCAGGATTTATAACAGACGTTGGCGGAAGGACATCGCATACATCAATTGTGGCGAGGGCACTTGAAATACCTGCTGTCGTTGGTGTTGGTAATATTACCAGCCTTGTTAAGAATAATGATACGATCATCATTGACGGTGATGAGGGCGTTGCTATCATTAATCCCACAAAAGAGGTAAAAAAGGACTATATTGCAAAACAAATCCACCTTAAGGTCCAGCGGAGAGAGTTTTTAAGGATTGCAAAACTTAAGTCAGAGACCAGAGATGGTTTTAAAATGAAGGTGGGGGCAAATATAGAGCTTCTGGCAGAGATGGACATTATAGAACGGTACGGCGCTCAGGGCGTAGGCCTATACCGTACAGAATATATCTATCTGTCAAGAAAAGAGTTGCCTACCGAAACAGACCATTATCACATCTATAAAAAGCTGGCGGAGAACAAGGCAATGGAATACATCACCATAAGAACATTGGACATTGGTGGTGATAAGTTTGTATCAAATATTGAAATGCCAACAGAGATCAACCCTGCAATGGGTTTACGGGCAATACGCCTGTGCATTAAAGAGGTGGGATTATTTAAAGCCCAACTGAAGGGCATTCTCAGGGCAAGCGCCTACGGCCCCCTTAGGATATTGATCCCTATGATATCCGGTATAGATGAAGTCCGCAGGGCAAAGGCAATACTTGCAGAGTGTATGAATGAGCTGGCCCGGAAGAAGATTGAATTTAACAAGGACATAAAATTCGGCATTATGATAGAGGTGCCCTCTACATGCATGATTAGCGACAAGCTTGCATCGGAAGTGGATTTTTTTAGTATAGGCACGAACGACCTGATTCAGTATGCCCTCGCCATAGACAGGGTGAACGAATACGTTTCGTATCTCTATGAGCCCATGCATCCGGCGGTATTGAAAATGATAAAGCAGACCGTTGAGAATGCACATGCGCATAATATTGAGGTTGCCTTGTGCGGAGAGATGGCTGGTGAAGCGCTCTACATCCCTGTGCTTATGGCGTTGGAGCTTGACGAAATCAGTATGAATGCCTACTCCATACCTAAGGTAAAAAAGATTATCAGAGGGCTTGACCACAGCTATTGCAAGGAATTGCTCGATGAAATACTGAAAAGGGATTCCGGCAGGGAAGGTAATTTGCTCCTGAGAAAGGAGATGGCAAGGCTTTTTCCGAATGACTTTGTACAATGTTATGAAGAGTAA
- the metK gene encoding methionine adenosyltransferase encodes MGMSRYLFSSESVAEGHPDKVADQISDAVLDALIEQDPKSRVACETYVTTGLALVGGEITTNGYANVPDIVRQTIKEIGYNDSSMGFDWETCAVLTAIDEQSPDIAMGVNESADHEQGAGDQGLMFGYACTETAEFMPMTIIYAHRLVRRLAEVRKSNILNFLRPDGKSQVTVEYIDRIPVRVDAVVIAAQHNPDVSIATIREGITEEVIKKVIPPELMDEKTKIYINSTGRFVVGGPKGDCGMTGRKIIVDTYGGVGSHGGGAFSGKDPSKVDRSGAYMARYVAKNLVAAGLADRLEIQIAYTIGVAQPVSIMIDTQGTAKINPDRIAEIVTELFDLRPRKIIEKLNLLRPIYNKTACGGHFGRNDPDFTWEKLDMVEEIRKKSGI; translated from the coding sequence ATGGGAATGAGTAGATATCTTTTTTCATCGGAATCTGTTGCAGAAGGACATCCGGACAAGGTTGCGGATCAGATTTCGGATGCAGTGCTTGATGCCCTTATCGAACAGGACCCGAAGTCCAGGGTGGCGTGCGAGACATATGTTACTACAGGGCTTGCCCTTGTAGGCGGGGAGATTACCACGAATGGTTATGCGAATGTTCCGGACATTGTCAGGCAGACCATTAAAGAGATCGGGTACAACGATTCTTCCATGGGGTTTGACTGGGAGACATGTGCAGTGCTTACTGCTATCGATGAACAATCGCCCGATATTGCCATGGGTGTCAATGAATCGGCAGATCATGAACAGGGGGCAGGTGATCAGGGGTTGATGTTCGGCTATGCATGCACCGAAACGGCTGAATTTATGCCCATGACGATTATTTATGCCCATCGACTTGTGAGAAGGCTTGCTGAAGTCAGAAAAAGCAATATACTCAATTTCTTGAGACCTGATGGAAAAAGTCAGGTTACCGTTGAGTATATCGACAGGATTCCGGTAAGGGTTGATGCTGTTGTAATTGCCGCCCAGCATAATCCTGACGTATCGATTGCTACCATAAGAGAGGGTATCACCGAAGAGGTAATCAAGAAGGTTATCCCCCCCGAATTGATGGATGAAAAAACAAAAATCTATATCAATTCTACGGGAAGGTTTGTAGTGGGTGGGCCAAAGGGCGATTGCGGAATGACAGGCCGTAAAATTATCGTCGATACATATGGTGGCGTCGGAAGCCATGGCGGCGGCGCATTCTCCGGTAAAGACCCTTCAAAAGTGGACAGGAGCGGCGCCTATATGGCTCGGTATGTCGCAAAAAACCTTGTTGCCGCCGGACTTGCAGACAGGCTTGAGATACAGATTGCTTATACAATAGGCGTTGCTCAGCCTGTTTCTATTATGATTGATACCCAGGGTACTGCAAAGATAAACCCCGACAGGATAGCGGAGATTGTCACGGAACTATTTGACCTGAGGCCGAGGAAGATCATTGAAAAACTCAACCTGCTGAGGCCAATCTACAACAAGACAGCCTGTGGTGGTCACTTTGGCAGGAATGATCCGGATTTCACCTGGGAAAAGCTTGATATGGTAGAAGAGATTAGAAAAAAATCAGGAATATAA
- the ahcY gene encoding adenosylhomocysteinase — MDYDVKDINLADQGYEKIEWAERRMPVLRIIRERFSKEKPLKGVRISCCLHVTTETANLMRTLKEGGAEVALCASNPLSTQDDVAASIVKHFGIPTFSIKGESDDVYYAHIKEALAFKPNVTMDDGADLVSALHMIALGRYEALHRTVKDWVEKLPTQERKGLIDSIVGGSEETTTGVIRLKSMEKEGVLCFPIVAVNDALTKHMFDNRYGTGQSTIDGILRATNLLFAGAQFVLAGYGWCGKGVAMRAKGLGARVIVAEVNPLRALEALMDGFDVMRMEDAAPLGDIFITTTGDIHVLRKEHFELMKDGAIIGNSGHFNVEIDINALEKINVKKRSIRGSMDEYTMPDGNRIYLLGEGRLVNLACAEGHPSEVMDMSFANQALCAEHMWKNGKNLEKKVYGVPGEIDRDVAFLKLKSAGITIDELTEEQKNYLTSWEMGT, encoded by the coding sequence ATGGACTATGACGTTAAAGACATAAATCTGGCTGATCAGGGCTATGAAAAGATCGAATGGGCTGAGAGGCGTATGCCTGTTCTGCGGATAATAAGGGAAAGGTTTTCAAAGGAGAAACCGCTCAAGGGTGTAAGGATTTCCTGTTGTCTCCATGTTACCACAGAAACCGCCAATCTCATGAGGACATTAAAAGAAGGCGGTGCCGAAGTTGCGCTTTGTGCGTCGAACCCTTTGAGCACGCAGGATGATGTGGCAGCCTCTATTGTGAAGCATTTTGGAATCCCCACCTTTTCTATTAAAGGTGAGAGCGATGATGTATATTATGCCCATATTAAAGAGGCCCTTGCATTTAAGCCTAACGTTACTATGGATGATGGTGCAGACCTTGTGAGCGCCTTACACATGATTGCCCTTGGACGGTACGAAGCGCTTCACAGGACAGTGAAAGATTGGGTTGAAAAACTCCCTACACAGGAACGAAAAGGGCTTATCGACAGTATCGTTGGAGGATCTGAAGAAACCACGACGGGTGTTATCAGGCTCAAAAGCATGGAAAAAGAAGGAGTGCTTTGCTTCCCCATTGTTGCAGTGAATGATGCCCTCACAAAGCACATGTTCGATAACAGGTATGGTACGGGCCAGAGTACCATTGATGGGATTCTCCGTGCCACCAATCTGCTCTTTGCCGGTGCGCAGTTTGTCTTGGCAGGGTATGGCTGGTGTGGAAAAGGTGTTGCCATGAGGGCAAAAGGCCTTGGTGCCCGGGTGATTGTAGCAGAAGTGAATCCATTACGTGCGCTGGAAGCACTCATGGATGGGTTTGATGTGATGAGAATGGAGGATGCAGCGCCTCTGGGAGACATATTTATCACCACCACAGGTGATATCCATGTATTGAGAAAAGAGCATTTCGAACTGATGAAGGACGGAGCAATTATTGGCAATTCCGGTCACTTCAACGTTGAGATTGATATTAACGCCCTCGAGAAGATAAATGTTAAAAAGAGGAGCATCAGAGGGTCTATGGACGAATACACCATGCCGGACGGAAACAGGATATACCTTCTCGGAGAGGGCAGGCTTGTAAACCTTGCCTGTGCGGAAGGCCACCCTTCAGAGGTAATGGACATGAGCTTTGCCAATCAGGCGCTCTGTGCAGAGCATATGTGGAAAAACGGCAAGAATCTTGAAAAGAAGGTATACGGAGTTCCCGGTGAAATAGACAGGGATGTGGCGTTCTTAAAACTCAAGTCAGCCGGAATAACGATCGATGAATTGACAGAAGAACAGAAGAATTACCTTACTTCCTGGGAGATGGGCACATGA